The Seleniivibrio woodruffii genome window below encodes:
- a CDS encoding helix-turn-helix domain-containing protein: protein MAKKIVKHNVPEPQKLKDQKILGDFIRAARTNSDMTLEDAAALCRVSIKTMTNLENAKADIKFSTVLKVCEALGVTLRIEA, encoded by the coding sequence ATGGCGAAAAAAATAGTTAAGCATAATGTACCCGAACCGCAAAAGCTTAAAGATCAGAAAATACTTGGTGATTTTATCCGTGCGGCAAGGACAAACAGCGATATGACGCTGGAGGATGCCGCCGCTTTGTGCAGAGTCTCAATCAAAACAATGACCAATCTGGAAAATGCCAAAGCCGACATAAAGTTCAGCACCGTGCTTAAGGTGTGCGAAGCTCTCGGCGTAACACTGCGGATTGAAGCATGA
- a CDS encoding HipA domain-containing protein, producing the protein MTNRLYLKLNRKPVGFISYEPYEDIFGIELDDKNLHLSPHVFSGAQLGAVKRFLMNLLPEGGGLEELSGMLHISKGNIFGLIKAIGAETTGALSFHSGQNDEEGTFFREIGVQELTGRIGERADVPMTVWDNRPRLSVAGVQEKLPVMVMPDGRIGFGDGDYASTHILKFAKNADEHMVLNEFLCMTLAERLKLSSADVGFMRLGEPVLKVKRFDRVFNGGRVDRMHVIDGCQMLDVPPLYKYERIYGDGRDVKNIREGASLKKLFETAKSCSVPAAAARDMLNWVLFNLLIGNCDAHGKNISWHYSADGIRIAPFYDMLSITVYEGRYNENLAMAVGDCFDSKVRASDIADMCEQCGLQPRFVARTLEKMAKAVSAELDTVDAGLELSEDEQGFADKLKGVLKENAAWYMDAAKTVAV; encoded by the coding sequence ATGACGAACAGGCTGTATTTAAAACTGAACAGAAAACCGGTCGGTTTTATCAGTTATGAGCCTTATGAGGACATTTTTGGGATAGAGCTTGATGACAAAAACCTGCATCTGTCTCCTCATGTTTTTTCAGGTGCTCAGTTAGGAGCGGTAAAGCGTTTTCTCATGAATCTGCTGCCGGAAGGCGGCGGACTGGAGGAACTGTCGGGTATGCTGCACATATCAAAGGGAAATATTTTTGGGCTTATAAAAGCCATCGGCGCAGAAACCACGGGGGCTTTGTCGTTTCATTCCGGTCAGAATGACGAAGAGGGGACATTTTTCAGGGAAATCGGTGTTCAGGAACTGACGGGCAGAATAGGAGAGAGGGCAGACGTCCCTATGACCGTCTGGGACAACAGACCCAGACTTTCCGTTGCAGGTGTTCAGGAAAAACTGCCCGTTATGGTTATGCCTGACGGCAGAATAGGTTTTGGAGACGGCGATTATGCCTCCACCCATATCCTGAAATTCGCCAAAAATGCAGATGAGCATATGGTGTTGAATGAGTTTCTGTGTATGACACTGGCTGAGAGACTGAAACTTTCATCTGCCGATGTAGGGTTTATGCGCTTAGGCGAACCTGTTTTGAAAGTCAAGCGTTTCGACAGGGTTTTTAACGGCGGCAGAGTCGACAGAATGCACGTTATAGACGGCTGTCAGATGCTGGATGTGCCTCCTTTGTATAAATACGAAAGGATTTACGGCGACGGCAGGGATGTTAAAAATATCCGGGAGGGAGCATCTCTGAAGAAATTGTTTGAAACGGCGAAATCATGCAGTGTTCCGGCGGCGGCAGCCAGAGATATGCTCAACTGGGTGCTGTTTAACCTGCTGATAGGCAACTGTGATGCGCACGGCAAAAATATATCGTGGCACTATTCTGCGGATGGAATACGGATTGCTCCTTTTTACGATATGCTTTCAATAACTGTTTATGAAGGCAGATACAATGAAAACCTCGCAATGGCTGTCGGAGACTGTTTTGATTCAAAGGTCAGAGCCTCTGATATAGCAGATATGTGCGAACAATGCGGGCTTCAGCCCCGTTTTGTGGCGAGGACGCTGGAAAAAATGGCAAAGGCTGTTTCTGCCGAACTTGATACAGTTGATGCCGGTCTTGAACTTTCGGAAGATGAACAGGGTTTTGCTGATAAGCTCAAGGGTGTGTTAAAAGAAAATGCCGCATGGTATATGGATGCGGCAAAGACTGTTGCGGTTTGA